Proteins encoded within one genomic window of Sphingosinicella ginsenosidimutans:
- a CDS encoding DUF488 family protein, which yields MARPFFTIGHSTLTIPAFAEALGRAEVGLVADIRTVPRSRTNPQFNADTLPESLAPWQIGYAMLPALGGLRPRSKEVPPETDGLWRNASFHNYADYALGAAFRAGLDELVALGRARRTAMMCAEAVWWRCHRRIVADHLIARGEQVFHIMGDRIEPARLTPGARIEGARVTYPASATA from the coding sequence GCGCGGCCCTTCTTCACCATCGGCCATTCGACGCTGACGATCCCGGCCTTCGCCGAGGCGCTCGGCCGTGCGGAGGTGGGCCTGGTCGCCGACATCCGCACCGTGCCGCGATCGCGCACCAATCCCCAGTTCAATGCCGACACGCTGCCCGAAAGCCTCGCGCCCTGGCAGATCGGCTATGCCATGCTCCCCGCGCTCGGCGGCCTGCGCCCCCGATCGAAGGAGGTGCCTCCCGAGACCGACGGCCTGTGGCGCAATGCGAGCTTCCACAATTATGCCGATTATGCGCTCGGCGCCGCCTTTCGCGCCGGCCTCGACGAGCTCGTCGCGCTCGGCCGCGCGCGACGCACCGCGATGATGTGCGCCGAGGCGGTGTGGTGGCGCTGCCACCGCCGGATCGTCGCCGATCACCTGATCGCGCGCGGCGAGCAGGTGTTCCATATCATGGGCGATCGGATCGAGCCGGCGCGGCTCACGCCCGGCGCGCGGATCGAGGGCGCGCGCGTCACCTATCCGGCATCCGCCACCGCTTGA
- a CDS encoding acetyl-CoA C-acetyltransferase codes for MTDVVITAAKRTPVGAFLGSFAATPAHELGRTAIEAALAQAGVAPDEVSEVILGQVLTAGQGQNPARQASMAAGIAKEVPAWGVNQVCGSGLRAVALATQAILTGDADIVVAGGQESMSLSNHAQNLRGGTKMGDLSLIDTMIKDGLTDVFNGYHMGITAENLAEQYQISREEQDVFAVASQNKAEAARAAGRFRDEIAPVTVKSRKGETVVADDEYIRAGATLDGVTPLRPAFKKDGTVTAANASGINDGAAALVLMRREEAERRGAPILARVASWASAGVDPSIMGIGPVPSSRRALEKAGWSIADLDLIEANEAFAAQALAVGRELGWDGDRVNVNGGAIAIGHPIGASGARVLTTLLYEMGRRDAKKGLATLCIGGGMGIAMCVERG; via the coding sequence ATGACCGACGTCGTCATCACCGCCGCCAAGCGCACCCCGGTCGGCGCATTCCTCGGCAGCTTCGCCGCGACCCCGGCGCACGAACTGGGCCGCACCGCGATCGAGGCCGCGCTCGCCCAGGCCGGCGTCGCGCCGGACGAGGTGTCCGAAGTCATCCTCGGCCAGGTGCTGACCGCCGGCCAGGGGCAGAATCCGGCACGCCAGGCCTCGATGGCCGCGGGGATCGCCAAGGAGGTGCCCGCCTGGGGCGTCAACCAGGTCTGCGGATCGGGGCTGCGCGCCGTCGCGCTGGCGACCCAGGCGATCCTGACCGGCGATGCGGACATCGTCGTCGCCGGCGGCCAGGAGAGCATGAGCCTCTCCAACCACGCGCAGAACCTGCGCGGCGGCACGAAGATGGGCGATCTTTCCCTGATCGACACGATGATCAAGGACGGGCTGACCGACGTCTTCAACGGCTATCACATGGGAATCACGGCGGAAAATCTGGCCGAACAATATCAGATCAGCCGCGAGGAGCAGGACGTCTTCGCCGTCGCCAGCCAGAACAAGGCGGAGGCCGCCCGCGCCGCCGGCCGCTTCCGCGACGAGATCGCGCCGGTGACCGTCAAGTCGCGCAAGGGCGAGACCGTGGTCGCGGACGACGAATATATCCGCGCCGGCGCGACGCTCGACGGCGTGACGCCGCTGCGCCCGGCCTTCAAGAAGGACGGCACCGTCACCGCCGCCAACGCCTCCGGAATCAATGACGGCGCCGCCGCGCTCGTGCTGATGCGGCGCGAGGAGGCTGAGCGGCGCGGCGCGCCGATCCTGGCGCGGGTCGCGAGCTGGGCCTCGGCCGGCGTCGATCCGTCGATCATGGGCATCGGCCCCGTCCCTTCCAGCCGCCGCGCGCTGGAGAAGGCGGGCTGGAGCATCGCCGATCTCGACCTCATCGAGGCGAACGAGGCCTTTGCCGCGCAGGCGCTCGCCGTGGGGCGCGAGCTCGGCTGGGACGGGGACCGGGTCAACGTCAACGGCGGCGCCATCGCGATCGGCCACCCGATCGGCGCCTCGGGCGCGCGCGTGCTCACCACCCTCCTCTACGAAATGGGTCGGCGCGACGCGAAGAAGGGCCTCGCGACGCTCTGCATCGGCGGCGGCATGGGCATCGCGATGTGCGTCGAGCGGGGCTGA